One Mycobacterium sp. SMC-4 DNA window includes the following coding sequences:
- a CDS encoding GntR family transcriptional regulator — translation MTQQLNQRSRRSAALLRRSSGDLVADRLRRQILSGELRDGQHLTQEDIAARLGTSRVPVREALVILEQEGWVKLEMHRGAFVLPLDTAIADNAEVWELVYGLIARRAVERMTPESDSQLAKIAVELAAEPDPATVGSLCEEYLDVLFDVGSAPAVARTVRRTRAVAIDAIFDAAPETIEVSRTGTLAVIKALRNKDTDRAVAAHARMQRRCMKLLLAAVENRHD, via the coding sequence GTGACACAGCAGTTGAATCAACGATCACGGCGGAGCGCCGCATTGTTGCGCCGAAGTAGTGGTGACCTCGTCGCCGACCGGCTACGCCGCCAGATTCTGTCCGGCGAGCTGCGCGACGGCCAACATCTGACCCAAGAGGACATCGCCGCACGGCTCGGGACAAGCCGGGTGCCCGTTCGCGAGGCTTTGGTCATCCTTGAGCAGGAAGGCTGGGTGAAGCTGGAAATGCACCGCGGCGCCTTCGTGTTGCCGCTTGATACCGCGATCGCCGACAACGCCGAGGTCTGGGAGTTGGTTTACGGGCTGATCGCCCGGCGTGCCGTCGAGCGAATGACGCCGGAATCGGATTCGCAGCTGGCAAAGATCGCCGTCGAACTCGCCGCGGAGCCTGACCCCGCGACCGTGGGCTCGCTGTGCGAAGAGTACCTCGACGTGCTCTTCGACGTCGGGAGCGCGCCGGCGGTGGCACGCACCGTACGGCGGACGAGAGCGGTTGCGATCGACGCGATCTTCGACGCGGCACCGGAGACGATAGAGGTGAGCCGCACCGGCACGCTGGCCGTGATCAAGGCACTTCGCAACAAAGACACCGACCGCGCGGTCGCGGCCCACGCGAGAATGCAGCGCAGATGTATGAAGCTGTTGCTGGCCGCCGTCGAAAACAGGCACGATTAG